The DNA segment CGGAAGAACCAAGGGTAGTTGTAGTCGCCGACCATCAGCGACGGGGTGTCCGGGGCGTAGTCGCGGAGGCGGTCGAGCGCCTCGCCGATCTGCTTCCGGCGCAGCGCGTTGCCGGCCGAGAGCGGGGCCGCGTGGAAGGACGAGACGGCGATCGATCCGCCCTCGCGGTCCTCGAGCCGGACGGCGAGCAGACGCTCGTGAGCGGGGGACATCACCCGGTCGTGCATCGACTTGCTGAGCTCGAACGCGGCGCTGCCGAGGAGCTCGAAGCGGGCGTGCGAGTAGTAGACGGCGAGCCCGAGGCGGTTGCGCGCGGTCACCGAGGCGAGCCGCAGATCGCCGAGCTCCTGGGGGAGCTTCGTGGTGTCGCACTCCTGGAGGCAGAGGACGTCGACGTCGTGCCGGGCGGCGAGAGGGGCGATCTCGCCGTGCGCCCGGTGCTCCCGGAGGTTGTAGGAGATCACGCGGAGAGCGCGTTCGTTCGGCTGCATTGCGCCAGTGTAGGGCCGCCGGCGGGGGCCTCCGGCGACGTTCCGGCGAACACGGAGGGACGGCGCAGGGCCCCCGCGCTTCCCGGCCGGCGCGGTGCCGGAGGGGAGGTGCGAGGGCCCTGCGGAGGGGCGGTCAGTGACCGGCGGTGCCCGACGCGTCGGTGCCGTCGGCGGTCTCCGCGTCGGTGCCGTGGACGCCGTCGGTGGGTCCCCAGTCGGGCAGGGGCGGGTTCTGCTCCTCGCCCGCGGCGTCGACGCCGTCGGGTCCATCGGGGGACGGGCTGCCGACCTCGTCGAGTCCGGCGGGGTTCCCGGTGCCGGCCGTGCCGGTGGTCTCCTCGGGGTCGACGGGGGTGGTCTCGATGTCGTTCTCGGAGCTGCTCATGGGTCAACGCTAGGACGCCTCCTCCGCGCCCGGAAGCCCCTTGCGTCTCGCCCGGAAGCGGCTGCCGACCGGACGCCGTCCCACTGACGGGGGACAGGCTCCGGGCGCTGGCGCGGTCCTGCGCCTCTCGCGAGCATCGAGCCGGACCACCCGTCACCGTCGCCGGTGTGGCGCCGAAGCCCGCGCACCTCGACCGGAAGGCCACACCGTGACCCACGACTCCTCGCCCCGCTCCGATTCCGACCGCCTGGTCACCCGCCGCTCCGTCACCGCCGCCGCCGCGTGGACCGTGCCGGTCGTCGCCGTCGCCGTCGCCACCCCGTCCGCTGCGGCGTCGATCGTCGATCTCGGCGCGTACGCGCTCCGCGGCACCTGCGGCACCCTCGGTCTGCTCGGCCCCGGCTTCCTGCTGCAGGCGGGCCCCACGGAGCCGCTGCCGACCGGCACGACCATCATCATCACCGGCTCCGGGGTCGCCAACATCGGCGTCTTCTCGGTCTCGGGAGGCACGGCCTCCGTGGCCGTGCTGAGCAACACGTCCCGTCAGATCACCCTGACCGCCCCGCTGGCAGCAGGAGCGACCATCGCCGTCCGCACGACGCTCTCGATCAGCGTCGCCTTCCAGCTGAACGCCGTCTCGACGCTGCCCTCCGGCTACAGCGGGACCGGCTCGAAGACGGCGGCGAACGTGTCGAGCACGCTCATCCTCTGCTCCGCGAACTGACGCGCGGAACGGCGAAGGCCCTCCTCCTCCTTCTCGGAGGGGAGGGCCTTCGTCGTTCGTGCGGTGCGGAGCGGCG comes from the Rathayibacter festucae DSM 15932 genome and includes:
- a CDS encoding endonuclease/exonuclease/phosphatase family protein — protein: MQPNERALRVISYNLREHRAHGEIAPLAARHDVDVLCLQECDTTKLPQELGDLRLASVTARNRLGLAVYYSHARFELLGSAAFELSKSMHDRVMSPAHERLLAVRLEDREGGSIAVSSFHAAPLSAGNALRRKQIGEALDRLRDYAPDTPSLMVGDYNYPWFFRGLDRKMTRNGYLVSRSDSPTYARYRYFSGHFDFAISDSVRIERVSTLPQGVSDHLPVLVDAHYDVRAA